Proteins found in one Gordonia sp. PDNC005 genomic segment:
- the hemQ gene encoding hydrogen peroxide-dependent heme synthase, whose protein sequence is MSRLDYAEINSTIRYLMFSVFTVRAGELPEDRTEAAADFERFLSEIAETGVVVRGVYDVAGMRGDSDFMFWWHAETIEQLQAAYSTFRRTTILGRASDPFWSGAALHRPAEFNKSHIPAFMAGEDPGAYVCVYPFVRSFEWYLLPDQERRTMLADHGKAARDYKDVRANTVPAFALGDYEWILAFEAPELDRIVDLMRDLRATEARMHVRVEIPFFTGPRVEPTALVNALP, encoded by the coding sequence ATGAGTCGCTTGGATTATGCAGAGATCAACTCCACCATTCGTTATCTGATGTTCTCGGTGTTCACCGTCCGAGCCGGGGAGCTCCCCGAGGATCGCACCGAAGCGGCCGCTGACTTCGAACGATTCCTCTCCGAGATCGCCGAGACCGGTGTTGTGGTCCGCGGCGTGTACGACGTCGCGGGAATGCGCGGCGACTCCGACTTCATGTTCTGGTGGCACGCCGAGACCATCGAGCAGTTGCAGGCCGCCTACTCGACGTTCCGTCGCACGACGATCCTCGGTCGCGCCAGTGACCCGTTCTGGAGCGGTGCGGCGTTGCATCGCCCGGCCGAGTTCAACAAGAGCCACATCCCCGCTTTCATGGCGGGGGAGGACCCGGGCGCGTATGTCTGCGTGTACCCGTTCGTCCGGTCGTTCGAGTGGTACCTGCTTCCCGATCAGGAACGCCGCACGATGCTGGCGGATCACGGAAAGGCCGCCCGCGACTACAAGGACGTCCGCGCCAACACCGTCCCGGCGTTCGCGCTGGGCGACTACGAGTGGATCCTCGCGTTCGAGGCGCCCGAACTCGACCGCATCGTCGACCTGATGCGTGATCTGCGTGCCACCGAGGCCCGCATGCACGTCCGCGTCGAGATCCCGTTCTTCACCGGCCCGCGTGTGGAGCCCACGGCGCTCGTCAACGCCCTCCCGTAG
- the msrB gene encoding peptide-methionine (R)-S-oxide reductase MsrB, whose product MTDDAQTDFTKLTDADWRERLNAAEFRVLRQAGTEAPFVGEYTDTKDVGVYSCRACGAELFRSETKFDSHCGWPSFFSPLAGEAIIERHDDSLGMRRTEVLCANCHSHLGHVFAGEGYDTPTDLRYCINSISLRLDKA is encoded by the coding sequence ATGACCGACGACGCCCAGACCGACTTCACCAAGCTCACCGACGCCGACTGGCGGGAGCGGCTCAACGCCGCCGAGTTCCGGGTGCTCCGCCAAGCAGGCACCGAGGCGCCGTTCGTCGGCGAGTACACCGACACCAAAGACGTCGGCGTGTACTCGTGCCGTGCGTGCGGGGCCGAGTTGTTCCGCAGCGAGACGAAGTTCGATTCCCACTGCGGCTGGCCGTCGTTCTTCAGTCCGCTCGCAGGCGAGGCGATCATCGAACGCCACGACGACTCCCTCGGAATGCGACGAACCGAGGTGCTGTGCGCCAACTGCCACAGCCACCTCGGTCACGTCTTCGCAGGCGAGGGCTACGACACCCCGACTGACCTGCGGTACTGCATCAACTCGATCAGCCTTCGGCTCGACAAGGCGTGA
- a CDS encoding glycosyltransferase family 87 protein: MTVVDRYLYPRVDPSRIGNLILWPISLLMVIHRSLILGVNGHRTDDFTPVYNAALAFLNQRPVYNENYATVDPHYLYPPSGTLLMSPLAILDPDTARWTFIGVSAVVLIGCAYLLCRLFGLDHRSWVFPAVVFFFYSTETVAHTLIFTNFNGFVLLGMVAFLILMLKRQDLWAGVFIGLTLSVKPILGVLLLLVLMNRQWKILITAVGIPLLLNAAAWPLSNDPMDFVKRTVPYLGESRDYYNSSITGMGQYFGMGDWLTLLLRIAFVAMAVFGLWFLYRYYRRSDELLWLTTSSGILLGTFFLVSSLGQGYYSMLLFPMLMTVLRPGSAVRNWPAWLGVYGCMTFDVWVSKEWEPFGRYLEYGKVTWGWSLLMIAVFCSLLFRYLDMRRADVLGIDSVSPSKPPVTA; encoded by the coding sequence ACCGCACCGACGACTTCACGCCGGTGTACAACGCGGCGCTCGCGTTCCTGAACCAGCGGCCGGTCTACAACGAGAACTACGCGACAGTCGACCCGCACTACCTGTACCCGCCGTCGGGAACCCTGTTGATGTCGCCGCTGGCGATCCTCGACCCGGACACCGCACGGTGGACGTTCATCGGCGTCAGCGCGGTTGTCCTCATCGGGTGCGCGTATCTGCTGTGCAGGCTGTTCGGCCTCGACCACCGTTCATGGGTGTTCCCCGCTGTTGTGTTCTTCTTCTACAGCACCGAAACCGTCGCCCACACGCTGATCTTCACCAACTTCAACGGCTTCGTCCTGCTCGGCATGGTGGCGTTCCTGATCCTCATGCTCAAACGGCAGGACCTCTGGGCCGGCGTGTTCATCGGCCTCACCCTGTCGGTGAAGCCGATCCTCGGCGTTCTCCTGCTGCTCGTCCTGATGAATCGGCAGTGGAAGATCCTCATCACGGCCGTCGGCATCCCACTGCTCTTGAACGCAGCCGCATGGCCGCTCTCAAACGATCCGATGGACTTCGTCAAGCGGACGGTCCCGTATCTCGGGGAGTCCCGCGACTACTACAACAGTTCGATCACTGGCATGGGCCAGTACTTCGGAATGGGCGACTGGCTGACTCTTCTGCTGCGCATCGCCTTCGTCGCGATGGCCGTCTTCGGCCTCTGGTTCCTGTACCGGTACTACCGACGCAGTGACGAGCTCCTGTGGCTGACGACCTCGTCGGGAATCCTGCTCGGCACGTTCTTCCTCGTCAGCTCGCTCGGCCAGGGCTACTACTCGATGCTGCTGTTCCCGATGCTCATGACCGTGCTCCGCCCAGGCTCGGCAGTTCGGAACTGGCCCGCGTGGCTCGGCGTGTACGGCTGCATGACCTTCGACGTCTGGGTGTCGAAGGAATGGGAGCCGTTCGGGCGATACCTCGAGTACGGCAAGGTCACGTGGGGCTGGTCGCTCCTGATGATCGCCGTGTTCTGCTCACTGCTGTTCCGGTACCTGGACATGCGCCGCGCCGACGTCTTGGGCATCGACAGCGTCTCGCCGTCGAAACCGCCCGTCACAGCCTGA